The DNA window GTACTTCTTACTCTTCATGTTCGCCATGTAGTCCCGCCTTCCGTCCTGAAGAATGCTGTAGACGCGCTTCTGCGAAGCGCGGAGGCGGCTCGCCGAGCCGCCGCTACAGAAGAAGCCCTAGGGCAGGCGGACGGCTTCCACGATCTCGATCGGCTCCACCGGCACGTCGCCGTGCGGGCCGGCCTGGCCGGTGCGGACCGCCTTGATCTGGTCCACCACGTCCATGCCCTCGACCACGCGGCCGAAGAC is part of the Kiritimatiellia bacterium genome and encodes:
- a CDS encoding peptidylprolyl isomerase gives rise to the protein KNARGTLAMAPTPDPHSATAQFFINVADNAFLDHTSPDSRGFGYCVFGRVVEGMDVVDQIKAVRTGQAGPHGDVPVEPIEIVEAVRLP